Below is a genomic region from Aurantimonas sp. HBX-1.
GCACGCTGGCAATCGCCGGCGGCGCGCTGGCCCAGGACGTGACGCTGCGGGCCTCGCACCAGTTTCCGGGCGGCAAGGGCGACGTCCGGGACGAAATGGTCCAGATGATCGCACGCGAAGTCCAGGCGGCCGATGTCGGGCTGACGATGCAGGTGTTTCCGGGCGAGTCGCTGTTCAAGGCCAGCGACCAGTGGGGCGCGGTGACCAAGGGCCAGGTAGACATCACCGCCTTCCCGCTCGACTACGCGTCCGGGCGGCACCCGGAGTTCTCGGCGACGCTGATGCCGGGCCTGGTCGGCAATCACGAGCGCGCGGCGCGCCTCAACGATTCGCCGTTCATGGATTCGATCAAGGAATCGATCAACGAGGCCGGCGCCATGGTTCTCGCCGATGCGTGGCTCGCCGGCGGGTTCGTGTCGTCGCAGAACTGCATCACGACGCCCGAGAGCGCCAAGGGTCAGACGCTGCGGGCGGCCGGCCCGGCCTTCGAGCAGATGCTGGTCGGCGCCGGCGCATCGATCTCCTCGATGCCGTCGTCGGAAATCTATACCGGCATGCAGCAGAACGTCCTGCAGGGCGCCAGCACCTCGTCCGGCTCGCTCGTCTCGTTCCGCATCTACGAGGTCTCCAAGTGCCTGACGGCACCCGGCGAAAACGCCCTCTGGTTCATGTACGAGCCGGTGATCATGTCGAAGCGCTCCTTCGATCGGCTGACCAAGGAGCAGCAGGATGCGCTGATCGCCGCCGGCGAGAAGGCCGAGGCGTATTTCGCCGAAGAAGCACCGAAGCTCGATGAGAAGCTGGTCGAAGCCTACAAGAAGGCCGGCGTCGAAGTGGTCGAGATGTCCAAGGAAGACTACGATGCCTGGCTCGAGATCGCCAAGGAGACTTCCTACAAGGAGTTCGCCGAGAAGGTGCCGAACGGCCAGCAGCTGATCGACGCCGCGCTCGCCGTCGAATAGGCGGGCGTCGAGCGACGGAACCGTCCAGGGGGGCCGGCCTGCCGGCTCCCCTCCCTCGTCTCTTGCCTGGTATCTGACATGCGGTCCTTCATCGCCGGCGTCTCGGCAGTTTCGCGGTTTCTCGGCCTGATCGCCGGGATCCTGCTCGTCACCGCGATCCTTTCGGTCACGCAGATGGTGTTCGTGCGCTACGTTCTCGTGCAATCCACCGTCTGGCAGACCGAATACACGATCTATGCCATCGTCGCCGCGACCTTCCTGGGCGCGCCGTGGGTGCTGATCGAGCGCGGCCACGTCAATGTCGACCTCCTGCAGATGGCGGCAGGGCCCCGCCTGCGGCTTGCCCTGCAGATGCTCTCGGGGCTCGCCTCGATGGTGTTCGTCGGGCTGCTGGCCTACGCCGCCTGGTATCACTTCGAGGAAGCCTGGGTGAACGGCTGGACCACCGAGACGGTCTGGGCGCTGCCGCTGTGGATACCCGTCCTGCCGATGCTGATCGGGATGGTCTGGCTGCTCGTGCAATATGTCGCCGAACTGACGCGGCTCTGGCTCGACGGCGCCGATCCGGCGCTCGGCACGCAGGAAGCGCACTTCTCCGACATCGCGAAGGGAGCCTGAGATGGACCCGACAACGTCCGGCCTCGCGATGCTCGCCGGGCTCCTGGTGCTGCTCGCCATCGGCGTGCCTGTCGCCTTCTCGCTCGGCCTCGTCTCGATGGGCGCCCTCTTCGTCGTCTACGGCCCGTTCTTCCTCGAGACCATCGGCGAGCAGTTTCTCGGCGGCCTCGCCTCCTTCGGCCTCGTCGCGGTGCCGATGTTCATCCTGATGGGCGCGGCCGTCGCCTCTTCGCCGGCCGGCAAGGACCTCTACGAAGCGCTCGACCGCTGGCTCAACCGCGTGCCCGGCGGGCTGGTCCTGTCCAATCTCGGCGCCTGCTCGCTCTTCGCGGCGCTGTCCGGCTCGTCGCCGGCGACCTGTGCGGCGATCGGCAAGATGGGCATTCCCGAGATGCGCCAGCGTGGCTATCCGCCGGAGATCGCGGCCGGCTCGATCGCCGCGGGCGGCACTCTCGGCATCCTGATCCCGCCATCGGTGACGATGATCGTCTACGGCATCGCCACCGAGACCTCGATCGGGCGGCTGTTCCTGGCCGGGGTCGGCCCGGGGATCATGCTCACCGCGCTGTTCATGATCTGGACGATCTACGCCTGCAAGCGGCAGGGGCTGGGTCTCACAGAACTCAGCCAGCGCTTCACCATGCGCGAGCGCTTCGCGGCCCTGCCGCGAGTCCTGCCCTTCCTGGCGATCATCGTGGCGGTGCTGTTCGTCCTCTATGGCGGCATCGCGACGCCGTCGGAAGCCGCCGGCGTCGGCGCGCTGTTCTGCCTGATCCTGGTCGCCGTGATCTACGGCATCTTCTCCAAGAGCTGGAAGTTCAGCCAGATGAGCGGGATCTTCCGCGACACGCTGAAGGAAAGCGTGATGATCATGCTGATCATCGGCGCCTCCGAGCTCTTCGCCTTCGCCCTGTCGTCGCTGTTCATCACCCAGTCGATGGCTGCCTATATCGCGGATCTCGACGTCAATCGCTGGGTGCTGATGGGCATCATCAACGTGTTCCTGCTGGTGGCCGGCTTCTTCCTGCCGCCGGTGGCGGTGATCCTGATGACCGCGCCGATCCTGCTGCCGATCATCACCGGCGCCGGATTCGACCCCTACTGGTTCGCGGTGATCCTGACCATCAACATGGAGATCGGTCTGATCACCCCGCCTGTCGGGCTCAATCTCTACGTCATCAACGGCATCGCGCCGGACATCTCGCTCGGCCAGATCCTGCGCGGCTCGCTGCCATACGTGATGTGCATGGTGCTGGGCATCCTGCTGCTGTGCCTGTTCCCGGACATCGCCCTGTTCCTGCCCGATCTCGTGATGGGCCCCTCGGAATGAGCCGGGTTTCGCTGCTCTCCGACCTTCTGAGCTCGATCGGGGCCCGCTCCTGGTTCCTCGGTGACGACGCGGCGCGCAAGATCGCCCTGCCGGAACTCGCCGGCCTCTGCCACCGGCTGGTCTCCTCGCGCGGCGAGGCCTCGGGCGTGCGGCTCGCCGCCGACATCCTGAAGGGCATCCGCGCGCTGGGCGATGCCGACGCGGAACGGTTCTTCGCGATCCTCGCGGAGGAATTCGGACCGGACGAGGCGGCGCTGCGCGACGCCGCGGAGGCCTATGGGAGCGCGCCGGGGCCGGCGACGCTCTCCCGGCTCCAGCACCTGGCGGAACCGCCGCGGCAGGAGCTCTTCCGGCGGCTCAATCTCGCCCCCGGCGGGACGGCGGAAATCGTCCGCCTGCGCGAGCGGCTGCTGCCGTTCCTGCGGCGCGACCGCGAGCGGTTGGGGCCGGTCGACGACGATCTGCGGCATCTGTTCCAGTCATGGTTCAACCGCGGCTTCCTGCTGATGCGGCCGATCGACTGGAACACGCCGGCCAGCATCCTGGAAAAGATCATCCGCTACGAGGCGGTGCACGCCATCGCGACGTGGGAGGAACTGCGCCAGCGGCTGGCGCCGGCCGACCGGCGCTGCTTCGCCTTCTTCCACCCCTCGATACCGGACGACCCGCTGATCTTCGTCGAGGTGGCGCTGACCGCCGACATCCCGGCCTCGATCGCCTCGGTGCTGGATCCCGCCCGCCCGGTCCTCGCGCCCGATGCGGCGCAGACGGCGGTGTTCTATTCGATCTCGAACTGCCACGCCGGCCTTGCCGGCGTCAGCTTCGGCTCGTTCCTGATCAAGCAGGTCGCCGAGGACCTCAAGGAGACCGTACCGAGCCTTCGGACCTTCGTGACGCTGTCGCCGGTTCCGGGCTTCGCAGCCTGGCTCGCGGGGCTGTCGCCCGCCGGTATCGAGAAGCTGGAGGCGAACGAAAAGCAGGCGATCGCCATCGTCGGCGAACCAGGATGGACGTCCAGTCCGACCAAGGTGGAGGCGGCGCGGCCTGGCCTGCTGTCGCTGGCCGCACGCTATTTCCTGCGTGCCAAGCGGCCGGACGGCCGCCCCGTCGACCCGGTGGCACGCTTTCATCTCGGCAACGGCGCGATGCTCAACCGGATCATGCATGTCGGCGACGTCTCCGCCGGTGGGCTGGCGCAGGCGCACGGGCTGATGGTCAATTATCTCTACGATCTCCCGCGGGTCGAGCAGCGGCATGAAGCCTTTGCGAGCGAGGCGGAGATCGCGGCGAGCCGGGCGGTGACGTCGCTGCTTCCCGGCCGCGGCAGCGCAATGAAGGACGTAGCATGACGAACCGCCTGTTCGATGGCCTGATGGAAGCCGGACGCCGTGATCCGACGAAGCGCTTTGCCGTGCTGCCGGACGGGCGGAACTACACCTATGGTGACGTGGAAGCGGTCTCTGCGCGCTTCGCCAACGTCCTGATCGGTCTTGGCGTGAAGCCCGGCGACCGCGTTGCCGCCCAGGTCGAAAAGTCCATCGAAGCGCTGATGCTCTATCTCGGCACGGTCCGGGCCGGCGGCGTGTTCCTGCCGCTGAACACCGGCTACACGACCTCGGAGATCGACTACTTCCTCGACGATGCCCGCCCGGCGGTGTTCGTCTGCAATCCTGCCGCGCGCGACGGGCTGGCACCGCTCGCCGAAAAGGCCGGGGCGCGGCTCGAAACGCTGCGCGTCTGGACGTCGTCGGACAGGAGCGCGGGCTCGCTCTTCGACGCCGCCCTCGCCGCCCCGGAAACGTTCGAGACCGTCGCGCGCGCGGGCAGCGACCTCGCCGCGATCCTCTACACGTCGGGGACGACCGGCCGCTCCAAGGGCGCGATGCTGACGCACGACAATCTCCTGTCGAACGCCGAGGTGCTGCGCGACACCTGGCGCTTCACCGCCGACGACGTGCTGCTGCACGCCCTGCCGATCTTCCACACGCACGGACTGTTCGTCGCCTCCAACACGGTGCTGATCGCCGGCGCGTCGATGATCTTCCTGCCGAAGTTCGACGTCGAGCAGGTGTTTCGCTACCTGCCGCAGGCGACGAGCATGATGGGCGTGCCGACCTTCTATACGCGGCTCCTCGCCGACGACCGGCTGACGCGCGAGACGACCGCGCACATGCGCCTGTTCGTCTCCGGCTCGGCCCCCCTGCTGGCGGACACGCACCGGGAGTTCGAGGCGCGTACCGGCCAGCGCATCCTCGAGCGCTACGGCATGACCGAGACCAGCATGAGCACCTCGAATCCCTATGACGGCGAGCGCCGCGCCGGCACGGTGGGCTTCCCGCTGCCGGGGGTGGAACTTCGCGTGGTCGACGCCGAGACCGGCAAGGAGCTGCCGCAGGGCGAGATCGGCGTCATCGAGGTCAAGGGCCCGAACGTATTCTCGGGCTACTGGCAGATGCCGGAGAAGACCGCCGCGGAGTTCCGCGACGACGGCTTCTTCATCACCGGCGATCTCGGCCTGATCGATCCGGACGGCTACGTCACGATCGTCGGTCGCGGCAAGGATCTGGTGATTTCCGGCGGTTTCAACATCTATCCCAAGGAGGTTGAGCTCGCGCTGGACGAGCTGCCCGGCGTGGTCGAGAGCGCGGTGATCGGCGTGCCGCATCCCGATTTCGGCGAGGGCGTGGTCGGCGTCGTGGTGGCGAAGGGGACGCTGCGCGAGGAGGAGCTCACGGCGGCCCTCAGGGAGCGGCTGGCACGGTTCAAGCAGCCCAAGCGGATCGTCTTCGTCGACGAACTGCCCCGCAATACCATGGGCAAGGTGCAGAAGAACGTCCTGCGCGAACGCTTCGCCGATCTCCTCGCGAAGGCCTGACGCCAGGAAACCTCCCCGTCCGGAATGCAGTGCCGGGCGGCGCACCGCGCCGCCCGCGCCCCGACAAGAACGTTCGTCTGAACATTCCAGCAAGTCACGCAGCCGAAAGAATATTTACCTCTGGGTTGTAGCGTCGCGACAAGGAACAGTGCGACGAGGGCAATGCTGCTCAACACCATCAGGCGAAACTGGGCGACGTTCTGCAGCGGCGCGGCGATCACCGGCTTCGTGATCATGAGCATCCTGTGGCTGGGCAGCGCTTCGGTCGGGGAGCTGGTCGAGGCGGAGATGCGCGCGCGCGGGACCAATTTCACGCGCCTGCTTCTCGGCACCGAAGGCCACGTGGACGCCTTCCTCACCGGGATTGCGCGCGATCCCGACGCCGAGGCGACGATCCGCAAGGTCGCTAGCCTCGCCGACATCGAGAGCTTCGCGATCTTCAGCCGGCAGGGTGAGGAAGTCTTCCGGTCCCGCTCCGACCGTTACGAGTGGCTCCTGCGCGACCGTCCGGGCGGCATCCGCTCCGGTGACCGGCTCTCGCCGTCATTGCTGGAAAGACCGGGCGAATGGCAGGTCGTGCATGACGACGGCCACACCGACTCCTCCGTGGTCTCGCCGCTGATCCGGGGCGACACGACGATCGGCTACGTTTCGGTCGTCGCCGACATGGCCGAGAGCCGGCGGGCCTACGCCACCACGCTGGGATGGACGTCGGCCCTGGTCGCCCTCGTCCTGTGCCTGGCGACGGGGGTGCCGTTCCTGCTTTATGTCCGGCGCAAGCGGAAGATCTCCGAGGCCGACGAGCGGATCCAGTTCCTCGCCAACCACGACGCCCTCACCCATCTGCTCAACCGGCGGCGGATGCAGGAGGAGACGGACCGGGTGATGACCACCGCCCGCGCCACGCGCGAACGGGTCGCCTACCTCTATATCGATCTCGACGAGCTTTCCGAGATCAACAACAGTCTCGGCCAGGGCTGCGGCGACGAGCTGCTCCGCACCGTTGCGACGCGTCTCGCGGCGGCCGTCGACGACGGCGACCTCGTCGCCCGCATCGGCGCCGACGACTTCGCCGTCCTGCATCGTCGGGCAAGCGACGTCGCCGCCATCGCCAGCTTCGCACGACGCCTCACCGAAACGGTCTGCGAGCCGGTGCATCTCGGCGGCCAGACGGTGCAGCCGCGCATATCGATCGGCTGCGCCCTGGCGCCCCAGGACGGGCGGGTCCATTCCGAGATCGTCAAGCACGCCGAGATCGCCCATCTCCACCACAAGGCGGACAAGGGCCGCAGCCTGGTCTTCTTCGACCCCTCGATGGACGACGAGATGGCCCGGCGTCGCCAGATCGAGGCGCTGGTGCGCGAAGCCGTCGAGAAGGACAGCTTCGAGCTGTTCTACCAGCCGATCGTCAACGGCGACGGATCCCGGCTCCTGGGCTTCGAGGCGCTGCTGCGCCTCGGCGACAGCCATGGCGGCTACATCTCGCCGACCCTGTTCGTGCCGATCGCCGAGACGCGCGGCTACATCAAGGAGATCGGCAGCTGGGTGATCAGGGAAGCGGCGCGCCAGATCGCGCTGTGGCCGGAGCCGCTGTTCGTCTCGGTCAATCTCAGTGCGGTGCAGTTCCGCGACGGCGATCTGGTCGACATCGTCCGGGCCACTCTGCAGGACGCCGGCATCCCGGGTCGCCGCCTGGAGATCGAGGTGGTGGAATCGCTGCTGCTGGAGCGTTCCGAGGACGTGCTCGAACAGCTGGGACAGCTGAAGGCCCTCGGCATCTCCGTCGACATGGACGATTTCGGCACCGGCTACTCCTCGCTCAGCTATCTCTGGCGGTTCCCGTTCGACAAGCTGAAGATCGACCAGTCGTTCATGGTGGCGCTGACCAACGGCGAGCCCAACGTGCCGCAGATCCTCGAGACGATCGTCGCCATGGCCCACACGATGCAGATGAAGGTCACCACCGAGGGCATCGAGACCCAGGCCCAGGTCGACCTGATGAAGCGTCTCGGCTGCGACCAGCTGCAGGGCTATCTGTTCGGCAAGCCGATGCCGGCGGACCGCGTCGCATCGGAGATCCTCACCCGCTTCCGGATCGCCGACAGCGGCATCCGCGGCCCGGCGGCAGCCCAGGCCGTCAGCTAGGCCGAACGGCCGCTGGTCGGCCTCGCAGGCGATTGCGCAACGTCGTGCCGGCGAGCCGCGACGGGTTCGCCGGGATGCCCCCGGCACGCAGATGGTTGCTTTATCAACTTCAGGTACTTTCATAGTTAATCGATTGTTGATTGCAACAAAGTACTGAGAATTTTCAGCTGTTCTGCAACCGCTTCCCCATCATGTGCATTGACCTCGAAATCGAAGGGTCTGGACATGAAAATTCTCATCCTGGAAGACGAGCCGATAATCGCCATAGACCTCGAAGATATCGTGCTCAGCCGCGTTCACGAGGCCGAGGTTCTGCTGGCCGATTCGATCGAGGCGGCCCTGTCTTCCCTCGACGGGGGAATCGACTTCGCGCTGCTCGACATCGCGCTCGGCACGAGCGGCGAGACCTCCTTGCCGATCGCGCAGCGTCTGCTGCTGGAGCGCGTGCCGTTCTGTTTCGTGTCGAGCAGCCTCGGCGATCTTCCCGCGACATTCGGCTCGGTGCCGAAGGTGTCGAAGCCCTTCCGCCCAGAAGAGGTCGCGGAGATGCTGCCGCGCGCGGCATGAGCTGACGCCGCGCGGGTCGCGAATGCCGACCCGCGCGGCGCGCCGGGACCTAACCGATCGATGGATTACCGGGGATGGAGGTTGGCAGGAGGGGGACCCGGTACGCACGACCTGATCCGGTCCCGCCCTTCCTGCCGCACTCCGATTCTTAGCCGGAACCGGTTACCGAGCCGTTAGCTTCGCCTGAGGGCGGAGAAAAAGTCGCGCGACCGGATCGCCGTTCTACGACGGCCGGTTGAGCAGCCTCTGCCCCTCCGCCGACCCCACGTCTGGCCGTCCTCACACCCTTCTGCGTAGTCGTCACGGCTGGATCTGCCTGATCGCCGCTGCCTGAGTTCGTTCCCCTTGCCTCTCCCTCCCGCCAGCCGCTTCCAGCCCTCGCCCCCGGCGTTCCGGGCAGAAATTTGTTGGAATCATGGCCGGCACGGTCTAGCCTCCGCCCCGAGTTCCGAGAAACCGCACTGTCTTCGCTAGGACAGCTGCGCAGGAATCGGCTTGCGTCGGCGTTTCTGTCGGCGCGCGGTGGCAACTCCTGTCGCCGATGTCCCTAGAAACTCGAGATCAGGGAAATCTGATGAAATCACTCTTGACGTCCACCTTGCTCGCCGCCGCATTGTTCGGCTTTGCCGCCCCGGCATCTGCTCAGGACAACTGCGAGATTACCATCTCCAACATGAACTGGGCTTCAGCCGAGGTGATGGCGGAGATCGACAAGTTCATCATCTCCGAAGGCTTCGACTGTGCTGCTCGCCTGATGCCGGGCGACACGATGCCGACCTTCGCGTCGATGACGGAGAAGCAGGAGCCGGACGTCGCGCCGGAAATGTGGGTGAACCAGTTCCGCGAGCAGATCGATGCGGCAGCGGATGAGGGCACCATCGAGTTCGCGGCCGAAGTCCTGTCCGACGGCGGCGAGGAAGGCTGGTGGGTGCCGCAGTATTTCGCCGAGGCGCATCCCGAGATCAAGACGGTGGGAGACGCCCTCGCCCACCCGGACCTTTTCCCCTCGCGCGAAGACCCGAGCAAGGGCGCCGTCCACGGGTGCCCGGCGGGCTGGGGCTGCCAGATCACCACGGCCAATCTCTTCAGGGCCTATGACGCGGAAGACAAGGGCTTCGTCCTCGTCGACACCGGATCGGCCGCCGGCCTCGACGGTTCGATCGCCCGCGCCTACGAGAACAAGGAGCCCTGGCTCGGCTATTACTGGGCGCCCACCGCCATCCTCGGCAAGTATCCGATGGTCAAGCTCGCCTTCGACGCCGAGCATGATCCGGAAGAGTGGCAGCGCTGCACCACGGTTGCCGACTGTCCGGACCCGAAGATCAATGCCTGGACCAAGTCCGAGGTGTTCACGGTGGTGACCCCGAGGGTGGCCGAAATGTCGGAGGGCATCGTCGACTACCTCAAGACCCGCTCGTGGAGCAACGAGACGGTCAACAAGCTGCTGGCCTGGAAGGAGGACAACCAGGCCACCGGCGAGGACACGGCGCTGTATTTCCTCGAGAACAACGAGGCGGTCTGGTCCGACTGGGTCTCGGCAGAGACCGCCGAGAAGATCAAGGCGGCGCTCTGATCCGGCAGTGACCGGCAGGTATCGTTCCGGGGCGACCGCAGGTCGCAGGGGCGGATATCCTGCCGGGCCGATACCGTTCAATCCGGCCGCGGCGACGCCGCGGCCGTTCGCACAACAGGGGCGCGCGCCGGAGGTTTCCGCTTCAGCAGGCAGCAGCCTCCCCCCTGTCCCGCGGATATCTCGCGACCGACGAGAAGGAGCCTAGACGCTTGGACTGGCTGACCGAATTTCCCCAGATCGGGGGCCGTGACCTGCGCCTGATGTCGCGCACGATCGACCAGCATTACCGCGCCTTCTCGCGCGCCTACGGCGACACGATCGAGGCGATGTTCCGGCCGCTGCTCGACTTCCTGCTGTGGTTCGAGCGGCTCCTGCTGGGCACGCCGTGGTTCATCGTGCTCGGCGCCATCGTCCTGATCGTATGGCTCGCCAGCCGCTCGCCGAAGATCACCATCGGCACCGCCGTGGCGCTTACCCTGATCGGCGTGTTCGGCATGTGGGAAGACACGATGCGGACGCTGTCGATCATCATCGTGTGCACCCTGATGTCGATCGTCATCGGCCTGCCGATCGGCATCGTCATGTCGCGCTCGGATCGCGTGCAGGCGGTGGTCAATCCGATCCTCGACGTGATGCAGACGATGCCGTCCTTCGTCTACCTGATCCCGATCGTCATGCTGCTAGGCATCGGGCTGATCCCCGGCCTGATCGTGGTGGTGATCTATGCGATGCCGCCGATCATCCGCCTCACCAATCTCGGCATCAGGCTGGTCGACAAGGAAGTGCTCGAGGCCGCCAACGCCTTTGGCTCCTCCACCTGGCAGCGGCTGATGCAGGTGCAGCTGCCGCTGGCGCTGCCGACCATCATGGCCGGTATCAACCAGACCATCATGATGGCGCTGGCGATGGTCGTCGTCGCCTCGCTGATCGGCGTCCGGGGGCTCGGCCAGCCGGTGCTGCAGGCGATCACCAACCAGTATTTCACGCAGGGCGTGCTCAACGGTCTCGCAATCGTCGCCATCGCCATCATCTTCGACCGTGCCAGCCAGGCCTACGGCAAGCGGCTCCAGCGTCACCGGGAGGCCGCCCATGGCTGAAGTCGCCATCCAGATCCGCAATCTCTACAAGATCTTCGGTCCCGACGACAAAGCGCTGGTCGCGAAGGTCCGGGACGGGATGACCAAGGCCGAACTGATCGCCGAGCACTCGCACGTGCTCGGCCTCAAGGACATCAACATCGACATGCCGGCCGGCGCCATCCAGGTGGTGATGGGTCTGTCCGGCTCGGGCAAATCGACGCTGATCCGACACATCAACCGGCTGATCGAGCCTTCGGCGGGCGAGGTGCTGATCGGCGGCGAGGATGTCGTGGCGATGCCAGCGCGCCGGCTGCGCGAACTGCGCCGGCACGAGATCTCCATGGTGTTCCAGCGCTTCGGGCTGCTGCCGCACAAGACGGTGATCGACAACGTCGCCTACGGGCTGAAGGTGATGGGCAAGTCCGCGTCCGAGCAGCGCAAGGGCGCCACACGATGGATCGACCGGGTCGGACTGAAGGGCTACGAGGACAATTATCCCGCCCAGCTCTCCGGCGGCATGCAGCAGCGGGTGGGGCTCGCCCGGGCGCTCGCCACGGACGCCGACGTGCTGCTGATGGACGAGGCCTTCTCGGCCCTCGATCCGCTGATCCGCACCGACATGCAGATGGTGCTGCTGGACCTGCAGAAGGAACTGAAGAAGACCATCGTCTTCATCACCCACGACCTCGACGAGGCGCTGCGGCTGGGCGACCGGATCGCCATCCTTCGCGACGGCGAGATCGTCCAGCAGGGGACCGGGCAGGAAATCGTCCTGAAGCCGGCCGACGACTACATCTCGTCCTTCGTGCGCGAGGTGAACCGTGGCCGGGTGATCCGGGTCGAGACCGTCATGGAGCCGCTGCCCGTGGACGGGGCGCCGCTCGCGGATGGCAGCCTGTCGATCGAGAAGGGCACCATTCTGGAGGAGGCAGCGCGGCGGATGAGCGAGCATGGCGGCGTCAATGCCCGGATCGAGGATCCGGCGGGCCGGCCGCTGGGCACGCTGACCATGCGCGGCCTGATGGCGGCGATGGTCACGCCCGTCGGCAAGGCGGGCCTCCAGTCCGACATGCTGTAATCGCTCAGGCCGCGCGGGAGTGCGGCTCCGTCGCGGCGCCGGCGGCGAACAGGCGCTCGTAGCATTGCGCCAGGAGGTCGAGATCCACCGGCGCCTGGCGGATCAGGGCCAGTTCGATCGTGGCACGATCATAGCCTTCCTCGAACAGCGCGGTGATCGCCGCGCAGACCATTCCCTCTTCGTCGAGTCGTTTGGGTCCGCGTTGAAACATCGCCTTTCTCCCCGTTTCCAGCCATGCGCCGATGGCCCGTCGGGCCATATTCCGCCGATTGCGCAGCCAGCTAATTGGTACCGCGTCTGGCTTGGGCAGACCTTGCGGGGTCCCCCTGCCAGAGGCGACCCGAACGCGGGAAGACGACACGAAGATGTCGCCGTCAGACATTAGCTGTGGGAAAACCCGTGGCACAGCATGATCTTCCCGGCCGCGGTGCCCTCGCCCGCTGGCCCAGCCACTCGGAGCCGCCTGCCATGACCGACCTGCT
It encodes:
- a CDS encoding ABC transporter substrate-binding protein, whose protein sequence is MKSLLTSTLLAAALFGFAAPASAQDNCEITISNMNWASAEVMAEIDKFIISEGFDCAARLMPGDTMPTFASMTEKQEPDVAPEMWVNQFREQIDAAADEGTIEFAAEVLSDGGEEGWWVPQYFAEAHPEIKTVGDALAHPDLFPSREDPSKGAVHGCPAGWGCQITTANLFRAYDAEDKGFVLVDTGSAAGLDGSIARAYENKEPWLGYYWAPTAILGKYPMVKLAFDAEHDPEEWQRCTTVADCPDPKINAWTKSEVFTVVTPRVAEMSEGIVDYLKTRSWSNETVNKLLAWKEDNQATGEDTALYFLENNEAVWSDWVSAETAEKIKAAL
- a CDS encoding proline/glycine betaine ABC transporter permease; this translates as MDWLTEFPQIGGRDLRLMSRTIDQHYRAFSRAYGDTIEAMFRPLLDFLLWFERLLLGTPWFIVLGAIVLIVWLASRSPKITIGTAVALTLIGVFGMWEDTMRTLSIIIVCTLMSIVIGLPIGIVMSRSDRVQAVVNPILDVMQTMPSFVYLIPIVMLLGIGLIPGLIVVVIYAMPPIIRLTNLGIRLVDKEVLEAANAFGSSTWQRLMQVQLPLALPTIMAGINQTIMMALAMVVVASLIGVRGLGQPVLQAITNQYFTQGVLNGLAIVAIAIIFDRASQAYGKRLQRHREAAHG
- a CDS encoding glycine betaine/L-proline ABC transporter ATP-binding protein; the protein is MAEVAIQIRNLYKIFGPDDKALVAKVRDGMTKAELIAEHSHVLGLKDINIDMPAGAIQVVMGLSGSGKSTLIRHINRLIEPSAGEVLIGGEDVVAMPARRLRELRRHEISMVFQRFGLLPHKTVIDNVAYGLKVMGKSASEQRKGATRWIDRVGLKGYEDNYPAQLSGGMQQRVGLARALATDADVLLMDEAFSALDPLIRTDMQMVLLDLQKELKKTIVFITHDLDEALRLGDRIAILRDGEIVQQGTGQEIVLKPADDYISSFVREVNRGRVIRVETVMEPLPVDGAPLADGSLSIEKGTILEEAARRMSEHGGVNARIEDPAGRPLGTLTMRGLMAAMVTPVGKAGLQSDML